The region CTCCCAGCGCTGAGTGGTTTCGGCTTGTACGCACTCTTCAGCGCGTTTGCTTGCATCAAGAGTCTCGTCCCAGTCATTCGGTGGCAGCGGCGCGCGCCAGCGCAGCTCGCCGACAGGCGGCTGTGCATAGGGCAAGCCGTACCAAACCAGGGAGTTGCCTTTGACAATCCCTTTGATCTGTCCGTTGGGCAACGTCAGCTCAGCAGTACTGTCGGGAATTGGGGTGTCATTATCATCGTCGTCATCATCAAGGCAGCCGCCAAGCAAGAGCGTGCTGGTAATCAGAGCCAGCGTCAGCCCTCGCGCGCGCAGGAAGCGTGGCGAGCGGGTAGGGGGGAATTGCGAGCGGGGATACATAAACCTCTCCTGAATTATTTTATTTGTTACGGGAACGGCTTTAGTCGACACCGCCAGCAGGTGGCGGCGCCTGTTCAAGCGTAGTAGAGCATCTCCAGCGCACGGTGAAGATATAGCTTTCTGATATCGGGCCTGTGCTTCTGTTTATGGTCGAGCGAAGGCGGGGCAGGGATAGACCCGCCGGTCTATTCCCGATTGCTTGCAGACGAGAGGGCGACGTGTCGAGGAGAAGGGAGCAGACCAGCCCGTGAGCGGGTCAGCAGCCCTTAGTTGAACAGAAGAGATACGGGGCGCTGGCGGGCAGCCGCCCCGGTCGAATCCAGATGCGGTTGGAGCCCCTAACTATCACGTTCCAGCAATGGACCAAGGAAATGTCCGGTATGGGAATGTTTGGCCTTGGCGATATCTTCTGGCGTCCCGGTCGCGATGATCTGGCCGCCTTTGGAGCCGCCTTCAGGGCCAAGATCCACTAGCCAGTCGGCTGTCTTGATCACATCGAGGTTGTGTTCGATCACCACAATGGTATTGCCGTGATCACGCAGACGATGCAGCACATCCAGCAATTGTTGTATGTCCGCAAAGTGAAGCCCGGTGGTTGGTTCGTCGAGGATGTACAGGGTCTTGCCCGTATCCCGTTTGGACAACTCCCGGGCCAGCTTTACCCGCTGCGCTTCGCCGCCAGACAGCGTGACCGCCGACTGTCCCAGACGAATATAGGACAGGCCTACATCCATCAGCGTCTGCAATTTCCGCGCAAGCGATGGCACCGCATCAAAGAACTCACGGGCTTCCTCGATAGTCATTTCCAGCACTTCGTGGATGTTCTTGCCCTTGTATTTGATCTCCAGTGTCTCGCGGTTGTAGCGCTTGCTTTTGCATACGTCGCAGGGCACGTAGATGTCCGGCAGGAAGTGCATCTCTACCTTGATCAGCCCGTCGCCCTGACACGCTTCGCAACGTCCGCCCTTGACGTTGAAGGAAAAACGCCCGGCTTTATAACCCCGCGAGCGCGCCTCCTGGGTGCCGGCGAACAGATCCCGTATCGGTGTGAACAGCCCGGTATAGGTGGCCGGGTTGGAGCGCGGCGTGCGGCCGATAGGGCTTTGGTCAATATCAACCACCTTGTCCAGGTGCTGCAAGCCGTCGAAGCTGTCGTAGGGCGAAGCCTCAAGCGTCGTGGCACCATTGAGAGCGGTGGCACTGATCGGATACAGCGTGTTGTTGATCAGGGTCGACTTGCCTGAGCCGGAGACACCTGTCACACAGGTCATCAGACCGATCGGAATCTCCAGATTCACGTTCTGCAGGTTGTTACCGCAGGCCCCTTTGAGGCGCAGCCATTCATCCTTGCGCGGCGGATGCCGCTCGGCCGGCACGGGTATCTTGACGCGGCCGGACAGGTATTTGCCTGTCAGCGAGTCAGGGTGTTCCATCACCTGAGCGGGCGTGCCCTGCGCGACTACCTGGCCGCCGTGCACACCGGCACCGGGGCCGATATCCAGGACATAGTCGGCCATGCGAATGGCGTCTTCGTCATGCTCGACGACGATGACAGTGTTCCCGAGATCGCGCAGATGAATAAGGGTACCCAGAAGCCGTTCGTTATCGCGCTGGTGCAGGCCGATTGAGGGTTCATCGAGAATGTACATAACGCCGACCAGGCCTGCACCAATCTGGCTGGCCAGACGGATACGCTGTGCTTCGCCGCCCGACAGGGTGTCGGCGCTGCGGTCGAGGCTCAGGTAATCCAGCCCGACATTGACCAGGAACATCAGCCGTGCGCGGATTTCCTTGAGAATTTTCTCGGCAATCTCGCCGCGATTGCCGGGCAGATGCAGCTGCATGAAATATTCGGCCGCAGCGCCGACCGGCATGGTGGTAATGCCGGGCAGGTTGCGATCGTCAATGAATACGTGTCGAGCTTCGCGGCGCAAACGTGTACCGTGGCAATCCTGACAGGGCTGGGTACTGAGAAACTTGGCCAGATCCTCGCGCACGGTCTGTGATTCGGTTTCTCTGTATCGGCGCTCCAGGTTAGGCAGAATGCCTTCAAACGGATGCTCACGCTTGACGATGTCGCCCCGGTCGTTCAGGTAACGGAAGGGTACTTTTTCGCTACCGGTACCGTTGAGCACAAGCTTGCGGTGTTTGTCTGACAGGTCAACAAAAGCGGTATCAAGGTCGATGCCGTAATGCCCGGCGAGGGAGCTGAGCATCTGGAAGTAATACACGTTGCGCCGGTCCCAGCCACGTATCGCGCCTTCGGCCAGCGTCAGCTCGCCATTGACCAGGCGCCGCGCATCGAAGAACTGCTTTACCCCCAGGCCGTCGCAGGTACTGCAGGCGCCGGCCGGATTGTTGAACGAGAACAGGCGCGGTTCGAGCTCGCTGATCGAGTGACCGCATATCGGGCAGGCAAAGCGGGCACTGAAGGTCACTTCATCGCCGTCTTCACCCTCCATGGGGGCAACTATCGCAACCCCGTCGGCCAGCTTCAGGGCTGTTTCGAAGGACTCCGCCAGGCGCAATTGCAGGTCTTCGCGGACCTTGAACCGATCGACGACCACCTCAATGGTGTGTTTGCGGTTCTTCTCCAGAACTGGCGCTTCATCAAGGTCATGGATGCGCCCATTGATCCGTGCACGTACGAAACCCTGGGCACGCAGCTCGTCAATCAACGCCAGATGCTCGCCCTTGCGATCACGCATTACCGGCGCGAGCAGCATCAGTTTGCTTCCCTCGGGATACGCCAGAACCTGATCGACCATCTGACTGATCGTCTGGGCCGCGAGAGGTTCGCCATGATCAGGGCAGAGAGGGATGCCTACCCGTGCAAACAGCAGGCGCAGGTAGTCATAGATCTCGGTAATAGTGCCGACCGTCGAGCGCGGGTTATGCGAGGTCGATTTCTGTTCGATGGAAATCGCAGGCGACAAGCCTTCGATATGGTCGACGTCGGGCTTTTCCATGATCGACAGGAATTGCCGGGCATAGGCAGACAGCGATTCAACATAACGACGTTGGCCCTCGGCGTAGAGCGTATCGAACGCCAGAGAGGATTTCCCGGAACCGGACAAACCGGTGATGACGATGAGCTTGTCACGGGGCAGGTCGAGGTCAATGTTCTTCAGGTTGTGGGTACGGGCCCCACGAATAACGATGGTATCCACTGTACATCCACCCAAGGCCAGCAAAGCTGATTAGTATACGTTGCTCATGGCATGCGCGCCAAAAGCGGATACGCTCGGAACATGGCATACCTATCATGGGCAGCCCTGTGTCAGGTTCGCAAAAGCTGCCTGCAAGCATGCTAAAATGCGCACCTTTTGTTCAGGCAGGAGTGTCCATTGAACCAGGCCGATAGCATGATGCCCGCCGAGCGCCGCGCCGCTGCATCATTGGCGGCGGTATTTGCCTTCCGTATGCTCGGACTGTTTATGGTGCTTCCGGTTCTCGCCATTTACGGTCAGGCGCTCGATGGTGCCACGCCGCTGCTTATAGGGGTGGCGATCGGTGCCTACGGCTTTACCCAGGCCTTTCTGCAAATCCCCTTTGGTATGTTGTCGGACCGTATCGGCCGCAAGCCGGTTATTGTCGGCGGGCTTGTGCTGTTTGCGCTGGGTGGGCTGGTCGCCGGACAGGCTGAAAGCATCCAGGGGGTGATCGCCGGCCGCATATTGCAGGGCGCTGGCGCCATTGCCGCGGCGGTTATGGCCTTGGTCGCTGACCTGACCCGGGATCAGCACCGCACCAAAGCGATGGCGATGATCGGTATGAGCATCGGAATTTCCTTCGGCCTGGCCATGGTGGCCGGTCCGCTGATCGCCAGCGCGGCCGGTTTGCAGGGTGTGTTCTATGTGACC is a window of Pseudomonas sp. gcc21 DNA encoding:
- the uvrA gene encoding excinuclease ABC subunit UvrA gives rise to the protein MDTIVIRGARTHNLKNIDLDLPRDKLIVITGLSGSGKSSLAFDTLYAEGQRRYVESLSAYARQFLSIMEKPDVDHIEGLSPAISIEQKSTSHNPRSTVGTITEIYDYLRLLFARVGIPLCPDHGEPLAAQTISQMVDQVLAYPEGSKLMLLAPVMRDRKGEHLALIDELRAQGFVRARINGRIHDLDEAPVLEKNRKHTIEVVVDRFKVREDLQLRLAESFETALKLADGVAIVAPMEGEDGDEVTFSARFACPICGHSISELEPRLFSFNNPAGACSTCDGLGVKQFFDARRLVNGELTLAEGAIRGWDRRNVYYFQMLSSLAGHYGIDLDTAFVDLSDKHRKLVLNGTGSEKVPFRYLNDRGDIVKREHPFEGILPNLERRYRETESQTVREDLAKFLSTQPCQDCHGTRLRREARHVFIDDRNLPGITTMPVGAAAEYFMQLHLPGNRGEIAEKILKEIRARLMFLVNVGLDYLSLDRSADTLSGGEAQRIRLASQIGAGLVGVMYILDEPSIGLHQRDNERLLGTLIHLRDLGNTVIVVEHDEDAIRMADYVLDIGPGAGVHGGQVVAQGTPAQVMEHPDSLTGKYLSGRVKIPVPAERHPPRKDEWLRLKGACGNNLQNVNLEIPIGLMTCVTGVSGSGKSTLINNTLYPISATALNGATTLEASPYDSFDGLQHLDKVVDIDQSPIGRTPRSNPATYTGLFTPIRDLFAGTQEARSRGYKAGRFSFNVKGGRCEACQGDGLIKVEMHFLPDIYVPCDVCKSKRYNRETLEIKYKGKNIHEVLEMTIEEAREFFDAVPSLARKLQTLMDVGLSYIRLGQSAVTLSGGEAQRVKLARELSKRDTGKTLYILDEPTTGLHFADIQQLLDVLHRLRDHGNTIVVIEHNLDVIKTADWLVDLGPEGGSKGGQIIATGTPEDIAKAKHSHTGHFLGPLLERDS